A window from Vanessa atalanta chromosome 16, ilVanAtal1.2, whole genome shotgun sequence encodes these proteins:
- the LOC125069792 gene encoding NADH dehydrogenase [ubiquinone] 1 beta subcomplex subunit 5, mitochondrial has translation MVSWSGLGRSFGTSLFKNNIKTPFVIQNVNFSVGKTLNAGHGHKTMALQPSRWQYHKFKDMLHYYLMVGLIPVGAIIFYTNVFIGPAQLTPIPEGYEPKHWEYHRHPITRFIARYIHNNPQQEYEKFMHYIDEEAQKAKLRALEKEVHKKMAERHDYQAYYYRPMVNKYHRINKQTGDEMYERIGDDVKD, from the exons atggtgTCCTGGAGTGGTTTAGGCCGATCTTTCGGCACAagcctttttaaaaataatattaaaacaccaTTTGTTATTCAAAATGTTAATTTCTCCGTAGGAAAAACCTTAAATGCCGGACATGGCCATAAAACTATGGCATTGCAGCCATCAAG atgGCAATATCACAAATTCAAGGATATGTTACACTACTATCTTATGGTTGGCCTGATTCCTGTGGGAGCcattattttctatacaaatgTCTTTATTGGCCCCGCTCAGCTGACTCCAATTCCCGAAGGTTATGAACCTAAACATTGGGAATACCACCGACACCCAATAACAAGATTCATTGCtcgttatattcataataatcctcaacag GAATATGAGAAGTTTATGCATTACATCGATGAGGAAGCTCAAAAAGCAAAATTGAGAGCCCTGGAAAAGGAAGTTCACAAAAAAATGGCTGAGAGGCATGATTACCAAGCATATTATTACCGACCCATGGTCAATAAGTATCACAGAATCAATAAGCAAACTGGTGATGAGATGTACGAGCGTATCGGAGACGATGTAAAGGATTAA